The nucleotide window TAATGGCTTATTAGTTATTAACTATTTTATGTTCATGAGCTAAAGGAAATAAATGAGTATGGAACATAAGCCGCAGCGTGGCTTTATTATACCTATTGGTGGGCGCGAAGAAAAAGAAGTTAATCCTCGGGTGTTAGAAAGGTTTGTTGAATTAAGTGGCGGCAAAGATGCAGTTATTTCGATAATTCCTACAGCATCAAACCTGGAAGATACAGGTGATCGCTATGTTGAAATTTTTGCCCGTTTAGGGGTTACTAAGATATATAACAATAATATTGTTAATCGTCAGGATGCAAATAACGAGATATTCGTAAAGCAGTTGACTGAATCTACCGGAATTTTTATGACCGGTGGTAACCAGCTACTGTTATCTACGGTACTGGGTGGAACTACTGTTGCACGAATGATTCGTAAGCGTAATGCTGAAGGAGTTCCTGTTGCTGGAACATCTGCTGGGGCAGCATTCATTCCAGAACATATGATTGCTTCAGGTGATTCTGGTTTGATTCCGCGCGTTGGTGGTGTTACGATTGCTCCAGGGCTAGGGCTAACCAATAAGGTGATGATTGACCAGCATTTTTCACAGCGTAACCGTTTGGGAAGATTGTTGACGGCATTATCATATAATCCTTACAAAACTGGGATTGGTGTTGATGAAGACACCGCTGCAATTATCGGTCCTGATGGCGATATTGAAGCAGTAGGTAGTGGAGCCTTAACAATCGTTGATATGTCAAAGGTCGAATATTCATCTGTTGCAAGTACTGCACCAGGGGATGCGATAAGTCTGGTTGGTGTTAAGATTCATACATTGCTGGACGGTGATCGTTATGATCCCAAAATGCACGAAGTTATTCATAAAAAGCAAAGTGTATGAAACGAATAGTTATTCATGGTGGCTGTGGTGCGCGGGAAGCACCCAGTACGCCGTTTGTTGAATATCATGACCATTTGCTTCCTATTTTAAAGGAAGCTTATTCATTTCTTGATTCTAATGATGATGCTGTTGCCACGGCCTTATTGGCAGCAAAGATGCTTGAAGACGATCCAATTTTCAATGCTGGTACAGGTTCAAGAGTTCAGCAG belongs to Aquella oligotrophica and includes:
- a CDS encoding cyanophycinase, giving the protein MSMEHKPQRGFIIPIGGREEKEVNPRVLERFVELSGGKDAVISIIPTASNLEDTGDRYVEIFARLGVTKIYNNNIVNRQDANNEIFVKQLTESTGIFMTGGNQLLLSTVLGGTTVARMIRKRNAEGVPVAGTSAGAAFIPEHMIASGDSGLIPRVGGVTIAPGLGLTNKVMIDQHFSQRNRLGRLLTALSYNPYKTGIGVDEDTAAIIGPDGDIEAVGSGALTIVDMSKVEYSSVASTAPGDAISLVGVKIHTLLDGDRYDPKMHEVIHKKQSV